The Flavobacterium faecale genome has a segment encoding these proteins:
- a CDS encoding DUF4184 family protein, producing MPFTFSHAAAVLPFFKSRKVSISGLIVGSVAPDLVYFFNMNLDSKYSHTLRGVFTIDFLYAFLLLFVFHLIIKKALIHNLPKFFQSRTQELLHTDWMFYFKRNVPVVLLSYVFGAFTHLVLDSLTHNNGYFVMRYGGYSRSFFGISLFMYVYRFVSIGGMLYLMFYFYKLPVVKQIFSKISVWYWLTTAIVTAAIFYWRWTKGMVEVAQVQIYLVVLLASFVCGLVVSGLLFGRSKAIA from the coding sequence ATGCCTTTTACATTTTCACATGCTGCGGCTGTACTGCCATTTTTTAAAAGTAGAAAAGTTTCTATTTCGGGGCTTATAGTTGGTTCTGTCGCTCCAGATTTGGTGTACTTTTTCAACATGAATTTAGATAGTAAATACAGTCATACTTTAAGAGGCGTTTTTACAATAGATTTCTTGTATGCGTTCCTGCTACTTTTTGTCTTTCATTTAATTATAAAGAAGGCACTAATTCATAATTTACCTAAATTTTTTCAATCTAGAACACAAGAGTTGTTACATACAGATTGGATGTTCTATTTTAAACGGAATGTGCCGGTGGTATTACTCTCCTATGTTTTTGGAGCTTTCACACATCTTGTACTAGATTCTTTAACACACAACAATGGGTATTTTGTTATGCGATACGGTGGGTATAGTAGATCGTTTTTTGGAATTTCACTATTTATGTATGTGTATCGTTTTGTTTCTATTGGTGGTATGCTTTACCTGATGTTCTATTTTTATAAGTTACCTGTAGTCAAGCAAATCTTCTCTAAAATAAGTGTCTGGTACTGGTTGACAACGGCAATTGTTACAGCCGCTATTTTTTATTGGCGATGGACAAAAGGAATGGTTGAAGTGGCACAAGTTCAAATATATTTGGTGGTTTTACTAGCGTCCTTTGTTTGTGGACTTGTGGTATCTGGTTTGCTCTTCGGTCGGTCTAAAGCTATTGCTTAA
- a CDS encoding DUF4184 family protein — MPFTFSHAATVLPFLKNKKISASAIIVGTLSPDLEYFFRMKMQSEISHTLMGIFIVDLPLAILVLFLFHYCIKRALLQNLPLFFRERTQELQESNFILYCKNNISVVLLSFLLGTLTHLVWDSMTHYNGYVVEHFKFLSTPILGLPVYSFNQYISSIVGLVLIALFFYRLPTTKVASVKIKWSYWLWTIGLAILIFAIRLSFGIQREEWATLLVSAITAVFLALAIVGLGFKKATYIDA; from the coding sequence ATGCCGTTCACTTTTTCTCATGCGGCTACTGTTTTGCCTTTTCTCAAAAACAAAAAAATTTCTGCCTCAGCAATAATAGTGGGAACACTTTCACCCGATCTCGAGTATTTTTTTCGAATGAAAATGCAAAGCGAAATCAGTCATACGCTCATGGGGATTTTTATTGTTGATTTACCTTTGGCCATTCTAGTTTTGTTTCTATTTCATTATTGTATCAAGAGGGCATTACTGCAAAATCTACCCTTGTTTTTTAGAGAACGAACGCAAGAGTTACAAGAGTCCAATTTTATTTTGTACTGCAAAAACAATATCTCCGTAGTGCTATTATCTTTTCTACTGGGAACGCTCACACACCTAGTATGGGATTCTATGACACATTATAACGGCTATGTTGTAGAACATTTTAAGTTTTTAAGCACACCTATTTTAGGATTACCTGTCTACTCCTTCAATCAATACATCAGTTCTATAGTGGGTCTTGTACTCATAGCCTTGTTTTTTTATAGATTACCAACCACCAAGGTAGCATCAGTAAAAATTAAATGGAGCTACTGGTTGTGGACAATTGGTCTTGCAATCCTAATTTTTGCCATCAGACTTTCGTTTGGAATACAAAGAGAAGAATGGGCGACCCTATTGGTAAGTGCCATTACCGCTGTTTTTCTAGCACTGGCTATAGTTGGTTTAGGGTTCAAAAAAGCGACTTATATCGATGCGTAG
- a CDS encoding glycosyltransferase family 2 protein has protein sequence MAFVLIGLLVYGIAILALIYGFDQIKEQKVMATLPKTTFSIIVPFRNEAHNLPHLLDSIAQLNYPKELFEVILVDDASEKPFQAAEYTFEVKIISNNRLSNSPKKDAITTAIARTTNDWIITTDADCSVLTNWLYTLDTYIQAQPVQMIAGAVRYNCKDSFLHHFQQLDLASLQGATIGSFGLHRGFMCNGANFAYSKSFFVALNGFEGNDAIASGDDVFLLQKAIAHAPESVQYLKSKNTTITTNPVDNWQALFYQRVRWAAKTTAYKSQFGKGLGIVVFLGNLTIILAPFFMHYQTALFLIGIKIVIDAGLILKSNRFLSLPTRYLVLSSVLYPFWSVTVALYSVFGSYEWKGRTFKQ, from the coding sequence ATGGCTTTTGTGCTTATTGGTTTATTGGTTTATGGCATCGCTATTTTGGCTTTGATTTATGGTTTTGACCAAATCAAAGAGCAGAAAGTTATGGCTACGCTCCCAAAAACCACTTTTAGCATTATTGTTCCTTTTCGAAATGAAGCCCACAACCTACCTCATCTTTTGGACAGCATTGCGCAATTGAATTACCCCAAAGAATTGTTTGAAGTAATCTTGGTTGATGATGCTTCAGAAAAACCTTTTCAGGCAGCAGAATATACTTTTGAAGTTAAGATAATATCGAATAACCGACTTTCGAATTCCCCAAAAAAAGACGCTATAACTACTGCTATCGCCAGAACCACCAACGATTGGATCATTACCACAGATGCCGATTGTAGCGTGCTTACAAATTGGTTGTACACCTTAGATACATATATACAAGCGCAACCTGTACAAATGATTGCGGGGGCAGTACGGTACAATTGCAAAGATTCTTTTTTGCATCATTTCCAGCAGTTAGATCTTGCGAGTTTACAAGGCGCCACGATCGGTAGCTTTGGACTCCACCGAGGTTTTATGTGCAATGGAGCAAACTTTGCTTATTCAAAATCTTTTTTTGTAGCACTAAATGGGTTCGAAGGAAATGATGCAATTGCTAGTGGTGACGATGTTTTTTTACTCCAAAAAGCTATTGCCCATGCGCCCGAAAGTGTTCAGTATTTAAAATCGAAAAACACGACAATCACAACAAATCCAGTAGACAATTGGCAAGCGCTTTTTTACCAAAGAGTACGCTGGGCAGCCAAGACAACTGCCTATAAAAGTCAGTTTGGTAAAGGATTGGGCATCGTTGTTTTTTTGGGTAACCTAACAATTATTCTTGCACCATTTTTTATGCATTATCAAACAGCATTGTTTTTAATTGGAATAAAAATAGTTATCGACGCAGGATTGATTCTAAAATCGAATCGATTTTTGAGTTTACCCACTCGGTACTTAGTTCTCAGTAGTGTATTGTACCCATTTTGGTCCGTAACGGTGGCACTTTACAGTGTTTTTGGGTCATATGAATGGAAAGGCCGTACGTTTAAGCAATAG